One Candidatus Culexarchaeum yellowstonense genomic region harbors:
- a CDS encoding RtcB family protein, translated as MKVPGIVYADDVLLQKMKEDRTLEQCINVAKLPGIYKFSIVLPDGHEGYGFPIGGVAAFDAEEGIVSPGGVGYDINCGVRLIRSDLSYNDIKDKIAQLLDTIFIMVPSGVGSEGKIRLSTNQLDEVLMGGAKWAVENGYGWEEDVKRCEAYGALKNADPNKVSSKAKARGAPQLGTLGSGNHFLEIQVVDKIYDEKVAKAFGILHEGQITVMIHTGSRGLGHQVCSDYLVIMERASRKYNLRFPDRELVYAPAKSREAEDYFAAMACASNYAWANRQLILHWVRESFEKVLKQSAESLGMHMIYDVAHNIAKLEDHKVNGETRKVYVHRKGATRAFPASHPELPEEYRKIGQPVIIPGSMGTASYLLLGQQKAMEISFGSTAHGAGRLLSRAQALKQFTANEITRRLASRGILIKAASRDGIIEEAPEAYKDIDRVANVSHNVGIATLVARFIPIAVAKG; from the coding sequence ATGAAGGTTCCTGGCATAGTTTACGCTGATGATGTATTGCTTCAGAAAATGAAGGAAGATAGAACGCTTGAGCAATGTATAAACGTTGCCAAACTTCCCGGAATATATAAATTTTCAATAGTTCTACCTGATGGACATGAAGGTTATGGTTTTCCAATAGGTGGGGTTGCCGCCTTCGATGCTGAAGAAGGTATTGTAAGCCCTGGTGGTGTAGGTTATGATATCAATTGTGGTGTTAGGTTAATAAGATCAGATCTAAGCTATAACGACATTAAAGATAAAATAGCACAGCTTTTAGATACCATTTTCATTATGGTTCCATCAGGTGTTGGTTCTGAAGGAAAAATCAGATTATCCACAAATCAGCTTGATGAAGTATTAATGGGAGGTGCTAAATGGGCTGTTGAAAACGGTTATGGCTGGGAGGAAGATGTAAAAAGATGTGAAGCATACGGGGCTTTAAAGAATGCAGATCCAAATAAGGTTTCAAGTAAAGCGAAAGCTAGAGGAGCTCCACAACTTGGTACCCTTGGAAGTGGAAATCACTTCTTAGAAATACAAGTTGTTGATAAGATATATGATGAGAAGGTAGCTAAGGCCTTCGGTATACTTCATGAAGGGCAAATTACTGTGATGATACATACAGGTTCACGTGGACTTGGACACCAAGTTTGCTCTGATTACCTCGTCATAATGGAAAGAGCCTCTAGAAAGTATAATCTTAGATTCCCAGATAGAGAACTGGTGTATGCGCCAGCTAAAAGTAGGGAGGCTGAAGATTATTTTGCAGCCATGGCTTGTGCATCAAATTACGCTTGGGCTAATAGACAACTAATATTGCATTGGGTGAGAGAATCATTTGAAAAGGTTCTAAAGCAATCTGCGGAATCTTTAGGAATGCATATGATATACGATGTGGCACACAATATAGCTAAACTTGAGGATCATAAGGTAAATGGGGAGACGCGTAAAGTTTATGTGCATAGAAAGGGTGCCACTAGAGCATTCCCTGCAAGCCATCCAGAACTACCAGAAGAATACAGAAAAATTGGTCAACCAGTAATAATACCCGGATCTATGGGGACAGCATCCTATCTACTACTGGGTCAGCAAAAGGCTATGGAAATTAGTTTTGGGTCAACGGCGCATGGAGCTGGACGTTTACTCAGCCGCGCACAAGCTTTAAAGCAATTTACAGCCAACGAAATAACTAGGAGGTTAGCTAGTAGGGGGATTCTAATAAAAGCAGCTAGTAGAGATGGAATTATAGAAGAGGCCCCTGAAGCATATAAAGATATTGATAGGGTTGCCAATGTATCTCACAACGTTGGAATAGCCACTCTTGTCGCCCGATTTATACCAATAGCTGTTGCAAAGGGGTAA
- a CDS encoding archease — translation MSEIHGDHGFVFLDHKADVYVMAFGRSLNECFEYAAKAMFEVMTDTSRIEPSIRREIHVNGFDLYSLLYSWLEELLYLFDAEGLVFSSFNVQRISKIDEENYVLDAIVFGEKFDSAKHERRTVVKAITYSQMEIYNEDNKFVAKFLLDI, via the coding sequence ATGTCAGAGATCCATGGTGATCATGGATTTGTCTTTCTTGATCATAAGGCAGATGTTTATGTAATGGCTTTCGGAAGGAGTTTAAACGAGTGCTTTGAATATGCAGCAAAAGCCATGTTTGAAGTTATGACAGATACTTCAAGGATAGAACCATCAATTAGAAGGGAAATTCATGTTAATGGTTTTGACCTTTACTCACTACTATACTCATGGCTTGAAGAATTGTTATATCTTTTCGATGCTGAAGGATTAGTTTTCTCCTCATTTAATGTTCAGCGTATATCTAAAATTGATGAAGAAAATTATGTGTTAGACGCCATTGTATTTGGAGAAAAATTTGATTCGGCGAAACATGAAAGGAGAACTGTAGTGAAGGCAATTACGTATTCTCAAATGGAGATATACAATGAAGATAACAAGTTTGTTGCCAAGTTCCTTTTAGATATTTAG
- a CDS encoding TIGR00269 family protein yields the protein MKCSFCDRQAVYFKRMSGVAYCKNCFIRHVEDRVRWTINKGKLFDWNDHIVLAVSGGKDSVVMMKIVSKIERTFPDVKLTAITIDEGFNGYRVEGIRIAKKFSSMFGVEHLTFSFKDFYGYTLKEIVDKAEKKGSPYHPCTYCGVLRRKILNVKGREIGATKIATAHNLDDEAQTILMNILRGDIGRLIESFRIESQKYEGFIPRVKPMKYIPEKEIALYAYYSGIDLYSNECPFSKLSLRSEIRSFLNDYETRHPDVKFSIVSSFEDFVNKIMNKEDLMKIKLNRCKHCGEPTTREICRACELLEDLKIL from the coding sequence TTGAAGTGTTCATTTTGTGATAGGCAAGCGGTATACTTTAAGAGGATGTCTGGCGTTGCTTACTGCAAGAATTGTTTCATAAGACATGTTGAGGATAGAGTTCGCTGGACTATAAATAAGGGAAAGCTATTTGATTGGAATGATCATATAGTCCTCGCAGTTTCTGGTGGGAAGGATAGTGTTGTTATGATGAAAATTGTTTCTAAAATTGAGAGAACCTTTCCTGATGTTAAATTAACTGCCATTACAATTGATGAGGGATTCAATGGTTATCGTGTGGAGGGAATAAGGATAGCGAAGAAATTTTCAAGCATGTTTGGAGTGGAGCATTTAACTTTCTCATTTAAAGATTTTTATGGTTACACACTTAAAGAGATAGTTGATAAAGCAGAGAAAAAAGGGTCTCCCTATCATCCATGCACCTATTGTGGTGTTTTAAGGAGGAAGATTCTTAACGTGAAAGGAAGGGAAATTGGTGCAACAAAAATAGCTACAGCCCACAATTTAGATGATGAAGCACAAACCATCTTGATGAATATATTACGTGGAGACATAGGACGGTTAATTGAGTCGTTCAGAATAGAATCACAAAAATATGAAGGGTTTATACCTCGTGTAAAGCCTATGAAATATATTCCAGAAAAGGAAATAGCTCTCTATGCATATTATAGTGGAATAGACCTATATTCCAATGAATGTCCATTCTCCAAACTCTCCCTTAGAAGTGAAATTAGATCCTTCTTAAACGATTATGAGACTAGACACCCAGATGTAAAATTCTCAATCGTCTCATCGTTTGAAGACTTTGTAAACAAAATTATGAATAAAGAGGATTTAATGAAAATAAAATTAAATAGATGTAAGCATTGCGGTGAGCCAACAACAAGAGAAATATGTAGAGCTTGCGAGCTACTTGAAGATCTGAAGATCCTATAA
- a CDS encoding site-2 protease family protein, which translates to MILVIYNLLRITFSDYLSPHILRRIYLIVVVKFLVGCSGMISDILLFLVYLSMFWATLFILYKAFKLERYNVEIKPYLVLLWRTEKLNVFIFKVANYARRFWRVLFTIGVFLGIGEALFTLNFFISNIISYYSRVGEVQPILPLIPGITISFNSLSYFIISVVLVFFFHEFAHGIAAFTENVNIKSVGILLAMFLGGGFVELDENEMNSAKVLSKLRILASGSAANLITGIFALYIIANFSFFISPFYGSSSGVVVVEVVDGSPAQFYGVKTGDVILKINGIKINDSLSFSNVLNSIPANSNVTLTTLRGDIHMIGGSHPSNASKVFLGVRVFNYYPSSIPLLSSPLLPYYYYNFLNWFEVLSLSAAFINMLPIPFFDGGRFFEVLFSHKTLNSKKTFFMGKPLGIGELFLEILKFASLLLLLLNVSQSMFLR; encoded by the coding sequence ATGATTTTGGTCATATACAACCTTCTTCGCATCACCTTTAGTGATTACCTTTCTCCTCATATCCTAAGAAGAATTTATCTTATAGTAGTTGTTAAGTTTTTGGTTGGTTGTAGTGGCATGATTAGCGACATACTGCTATTCTTAGTTTATCTCTCCATGTTTTGGGCAACTTTATTTATACTTTACAAAGCGTTTAAATTGGAACGGTATAATGTTGAGATAAAACCATATCTAGTACTATTATGGAGAACTGAAAAGTTGAATGTATTTATTTTCAAAGTGGCCAATTATGCGAGAAGGTTTTGGAGGGTGCTCTTTACAATAGGTGTTTTCCTTGGCATTGGTGAAGCACTATTTACTTTAAACTTTTTCATAAGCAACATAATCTCCTATTATTCTCGAGTAGGTGAAGTTCAACCTATCCTCCCATTAATCCCCGGAATCACCATCTCATTTAATTCTTTATCTTATTTTATCATTTCAGTAGTGCTAGTCTTCTTCTTTCACGAGTTTGCACATGGAATTGCAGCTTTTACCGAGAATGTGAATATTAAGAGTGTAGGTATATTGCTTGCAATGTTTTTGGGAGGAGGTTTTGTTGAGTTGGATGAGAATGAAATGAATTCTGCTAAAGTTCTGTCTAAGCTAAGAATACTTGCCTCTGGTTCTGCGGCAAATTTGATAACTGGAATTTTTGCTCTTTATATTATTGCAAACTTTTCTTTCTTTATATCTCCATTTTACGGCTCTTCTTCTGGTGTTGTTGTGGTTGAGGTTGTTGATGGGTCACCAGCGCAATTTTATGGAGTTAAAACTGGGGATGTCATATTGAAGATTAATGGAATTAAAATCAATGATTCTTTATCCTTTTCAAATGTGCTCAACTCTATACCAGCGAATTCAAATGTCACATTAACTACACTTCGAGGCGATATTCATATGATTGGAGGTTCCCATCCAAGCAATGCGTCAAAGGTTTTCCTTGGCGTACGGGTTTTCAATTATTATCCTTCATCCATTCCACTGTTATCCTCTCCACTTCTACCATACTATTACTACAATTTCCTGAATTGGTTTGAGGTGCTATCCCTGAGTGCTGCCTTTATAAATATGCTTCCAATACCCTTCTTTGATGGAGGACGATTTTTTGAAGTTTTATTTAGTCACAAGACACTGAATTCAAAGAAAACCTTCTTTATGGGAAAACCACTTGGGATTGGGGAATTATTTTTGGAGATTTTGAAATTCGCTTCATTGCTTCTCCTTCTCCTCAATGTTTCACAATCAATGTTCTTGAGGTGA
- a CDS encoding nucleotidyltransferase domain-containing protein translates to MRRKVITKGDAKKVVYDQNHWSLFYSLRSKAREIMEALKKMGIDCVVHGSLARGDVHKDSDIDIFIPYPIPSYLVEIALDKIGVKIYGKELVQATPNHVMKAHIELGDNIIITFPLMNMRRLEREFYKFGGEVDLNDIINNRRKPGVTKNLLLIEPTEDGHIESPIIGREEYVAKILDVSIDIVKERERILMRRDEIGRTGVYFKYILSPTENFEEVFKNMLDRNPALRRRYSI, encoded by the coding sequence ATGAGGAGAAAGGTAATCACTAAAGGTGATGCGAAGAAGGTTGTATATGACCAAAATCATTGGAGCCTATTTTATAGCTTAAGAAGTAAAGCTAGGGAAATTATGGAAGCATTGAAGAAGATGGGAATTGATTGCGTAGTGCATGGAAGTTTGGCGAGGGGTGATGTGCATAAGGATAGCGACATAGACATTTTCATACCATATCCAATACCATCATATCTGGTGGAAATAGCATTGGATAAAATAGGTGTAAAGATATATGGTAAGGAACTTGTCCAAGCCACGCCGAATCATGTAATGAAGGCTCATATAGAGTTAGGTGATAACATAATTATAACATTCCCACTAATGAACATGCGAAGACTTGAGAGAGAATTTTACAAATTCGGAGGAGAAGTGGATTTAAATGATATTATAAACAATAGAAGGAAACCAGGAGTTACGAAAAATCTCCTACTAATAGAACCAACAGAAGATGGACATATAGAATCTCCAATAATTGGAAGAGAAGAATACGTTGCGAAGATACTAGATGTTTCCATAGATATAGTAAAGGAGAGAGAACGAATACTAATGAGACGTGATGAAATTGGCAGAACAGGAGTCTATTTCAAATATATATTGTCGCCAACTGAAAACTTTGAAGAAGTATTTAAAAATATGTTAGATAGAAACCCGGCATTAAGAAGAAGATACAGCATTTAA
- a CDS encoding RNA methyltransferase, giving the protein MELENIYIVLVEPEYSGNVGFVARVMMNFGFKHLILINPKIDVNEASIYAVHAKPILDDAIVLDDLTKLKDFTDFNIGTTSKRGHDYNLLRMAITPRTLADAISDVRGKIGLIFGRESIGLKNEELKFCDVIVTIPTSHLYPSLNLSHAVAIILYELFLSKSSSKPAKYRESSQIEKEKLLEYFKNILDVIDYPPHKRERAFIVFKHIIGRSFISGREAFTLMGVFRRILLSLSK; this is encoded by the coding sequence ATGGAATTAGAGAACATATACATCGTTTTAGTTGAACCTGAATATTCAGGTAATGTGGGCTTCGTTGCAAGGGTTATGATGAACTTTGGTTTTAAACATTTAATATTAATAAATCCGAAAATTGATGTTAATGAAGCTTCTATCTATGCTGTTCATGCTAAACCAATATTGGATGACGCTATCGTTCTTGATGACTTAACTAAATTGAAAGATTTTACAGATTTCAATATTGGAACAACAAGTAAACGTGGCCATGATTACAATTTATTAAGAATGGCCATTACACCTAGAACGCTCGCCGATGCTATTAGTGATGTTCGTGGTAAAATAGGTTTAATTTTTGGTAGGGAAAGTATTGGACTTAAGAATGAAGAATTAAAATTTTGTGATGTCATAGTTACAATACCCACAAGCCACCTATATCCATCCCTCAATCTTAGTCACGCAGTTGCCATAATACTCTACGAGCTTTTTCTATCAAAGAGTTCCAGTAAACCTGCTAAATACAGAGAGTCTTCTCAGATAGAGAAGGAAAAGCTCTTAGAGTATTTTAAGAATATCTTAGATGTCATCGATTATCCTCCGCACAAGAGGGAGAGAGCCTTTATAGTGTTCAAACATATTATCGGAAGATCATTTATATCTGGTAGAGAAGCATTTACTCTAATGGGTGTTTTTAGACGAATATTACTTTCTCTAAGCAAATAA
- a CDS encoding methyltransferase — protein MHRFNLYGFEIIVFPKVYCPSDDSFMFCDLIASLNKEYECGLDVGCGCGILSMLLTRVCKHVVAIDISGNATRNAWYNVKLNFIQNKVSIVRGNLTDPFKSSTFDLIVFNPPYLPADKYDLYIDEEERMAWCGGVDGRLIIDRFINAFPYVLRKNGELLLLQSSLSNPQKTLSKLYEMGFEASIILEKSFFFEKLYLIRAVRRWN, from the coding sequence ATGCATCGCTTTAATCTTTACGGGTTTGAAATCATAGTATTTCCGAAAGTCTATTGCCCATCTGATGACAGTTTTATGTTTTGTGATTTGATAGCATCGCTTAACAAGGAGTATGAATGTGGATTGGATGTTGGATGTGGCTGTGGCATATTGTCTATGCTTCTAACTAGGGTTTGTAAACATGTGGTTGCAATTGACATAAGTGGTAATGCCACTAGAAATGCATGGTATAATGTGAAGTTAAATTTCATACAAAATAAAGTGTCAATAGTGAGAGGTAATCTTACAGACCCGTTTAAGTCATCAACCTTTGATCTAATCGTCTTCAATCCTCCATACTTACCTGCCGATAAATACGATTTATATATTGATGAGGAAGAGCGAATGGCGTGGTGTGGAGGTGTGGATGGTAGATTGATTATAGATCGTTTTATAAATGCTTTTCCTTACGTGCTTCGTAAAAATGGTGAACTCCTGCTTCTACAATCTTCTTTATCCAATCCTCAGAAAACTCTTAGTAAATTATATGAAATGGGCTTCGAGGCTTCAATCATTCTTGAAAAAAGCTTCTTTTTCGAGAAATTATATTTAATTAGAGCGGTGAGAAGATGGAATTAG
- the rsmA gene encoding 16S rRNA (adenine(1518)-N(6)/adenine(1519)-N(6))-dimethyltransferase RsmA produces MSLLSEVKHLLKEYNIKPKKRLGQNFVICSSLISKMIDSANVESNDVVLEVGAGLGFLTRKIAERAKKVIAVEIDAKLVNILRSMLKDFENVSIMHANFLKLNISNVDKIISNVPFNISSPLLFKIAQEIRFKLAVLTLQKEFVDRMLAKPGSKDYGRLSVTSNFFFQIDFLENVSKNCFYPQPEVDISLIRLTPKNVSPQDSVNLFFLDFIRIIFTCKNKKLRNALDIYFKLKNLPEKIYDDMACRVPFIEKRVVELNIDELYMIASLLYNQLNFKLE; encoded by the coding sequence ATGAGCCTTTTAAGTGAAGTTAAACATCTATTAAAAGAGTACAATATAAAGCCTAAAAAGAGATTGGGACAAAATTTCGTCATATGCTCTTCTTTAATTTCAAAAATGATTGATTCGGCAAATGTTGAAAGTAATGATGTTGTCTTGGAAGTTGGGGCGGGTCTTGGCTTTTTAACTAGAAAGATAGCTGAAAGAGCTAAAAAGGTCATAGCCGTTGAGATAGATGCTAAACTTGTAAATATCCTAAGATCTATGTTAAAAGATTTTGAAAATGTAAGTATTATGCATGCCAATTTTTTGAAATTAAATATTAGTAACGTTGACAAGATAATTTCTAATGTACCCTTCAACATATCTTCACCACTATTGTTTAAGATAGCTCAAGAGATCAGATTCAAATTGGCTGTTTTAACTTTACAGAAAGAGTTTGTAGATAGAATGTTAGCTAAACCTGGCTCTAAAGATTATGGTAGGTTAAGCGTAACTTCAAACTTCTTCTTCCAAATAGATTTTCTTGAAAATGTATCTAAAAACTGTTTTTACCCACAACCTGAGGTTGACATTTCTTTAATAAGATTAACCCCCAAAAATGTTTCACCTCAAGATAGTGTGAATCTGTTCTTTTTGGATTTTATTAGAATTATATTTACTTGTAAGAATAAAAAATTGAGAAATGCTTTGGATATCTATTTTAAATTAAAAAACCTTCCTGAAAAAATATACGATGATATGGCGTGTAGAGTACCATTTATTGAGAAAAGAGTTGTAGAGTTGAACATTGATGAGTTATATATGATAGCATCGCTTTTATATAATCAACTTAATTTTAAGCTGGAGTGA
- a CDS encoding DUF655 domain-containing protein, which yields MSSYRGKTDSFYENYAYVLDFLPYGHPLTEKSLFKSEPIAQVIGADYFVLLEVVIRPNVSVAPRELLYIGKGVRDKVLRIKRKITYNDLTATAKDELLNVLDIIVTQQEKKFVNFFNTAGALTTRMHSLELLPGIGKKHLWIILEERRIKPFESFEDIRLRAKISDPKKLIIKRIISELMGEDKYRLFVKG from the coding sequence ATGTCTTCTTATAGAGGTAAAACCGATAGTTTCTATGAAAATTATGCCTATGTACTTGATTTCCTACCGTATGGTCATCCACTCACTGAAAAGTCTCTCTTTAAAAGTGAGCCAATAGCACAGGTTATAGGCGCAGATTACTTTGTTTTGCTAGAAGTTGTTATAAGACCTAATGTGTCAGTTGCCCCCAGAGAACTTTTATACATAGGTAAGGGTGTTAGGGATAAAGTATTGCGAATTAAACGTAAAATAACATATAATGACTTAACAGCTACCGCTAAGGATGAGCTATTAAATGTGCTTGACATCATTGTAACGCAGCAAGAAAAGAAGTTTGTAAATTTCTTCAATACAGCTGGAGCTTTAACTACAAGAATGCATTCGCTTGAACTATTACCAGGAATTGGGAAAAAACATTTATGGATAATCCTGGAAGAAAGGCGAATCAAGCCATTTGAAAGCTTTGAAGATATACGTCTAAGAGCTAAAATTTCCGATCCAAAGAAGCTGATTATTAAACGTATTATTTCAGAATTAATGGGGGAAGATAAGTATAGATTATTTGTGAAAGGTTAG
- a CDS encoding RNA polymerase Rpb4 family protein, which produces MISIPRVISEKIEVPYAVVKDLLKKRMETGDLSTLQNLTLDVSSKIAKIDSQRAEDLIKKLVDEFKLSRFSAVQIANILPKTVEELRVLTLTEGRVLLTSELQRILEVIRSFC; this is translated from the coding sequence GTGATTTCTATTCCAAGAGTTATTTCTGAAAAAATTGAAGTACCTTATGCAGTAGTGAAGGATCTTTTGAAAAAGAGAATGGAGACTGGGGATCTATCTACACTGCAAAATCTCACATTAGATGTGTCGTCAAAAATAGCTAAGATCGATTCACAAAGAGCTGAGGATTTAATAAAAAAGTTAGTAGATGAATTTAAATTATCACGATTTTCCGCAGTTCAAATAGCTAACATTCTACCCAAAACTGTAGAGGAATTAAGAGTTCTTACTCTAACCGAGGGAAGAGTTCTATTAACCTCTGAATTACAAAGAATATTGGAAGTTATAAGAAGCTTCTGCTAA
- a CDS encoding 50S ribosomal protein L21e translates to MVKHSVGYRSRTRKLLRKNVREKGLTPLSRIIYPYKEGDNVSIVIDPSVHKGMPHRRYHGKVGTIIGRRGRAYIIKVNLGEKEKTLIVRPQHIRPLTT, encoded by the coding sequence TTGGTGAAGCACTCTGTTGGATATAGAAGTAGGACTCGGAAATTATTACGTAAAAATGTAAGGGAGAAGGGTTTAACACCCTTAAGTAGAATAATTTATCCATATAAGGAAGGTGATAATGTTTCCATAGTTATTGATCCAAGCGTCCACAAGGGGATGCCGCATCGACGCTATCATGGGAAAGTGGGAACAATTATTGGTCGTAGAGGTAGAGCCTACATAATTAAAGTCAATCTTGGAGAAAAAGAGAAAACATTAATCGTTAGACCACAACACATCAGACCACTAACCACTTAA
- a CDS encoding tRNA pseudouridine(54/55) synthase Pus10, whose translation MINAKILDNAMNILKEFPLCDHCFGRLFARLGKGVDNAERGYSIKLLLTMISHLMLKDDESKDLAIDNLKVLASNGFFKPAQDLLKHIGCDFQNVKECFICKNIFENLDEYVKRISPILNEYDFNTFLIGTKIPADFLEREDVVRSHLGIDAGESLKSELNRLIGKKLQIIIGKKASFDDPDIVIIVDIENFNISINPKPIFIYGRYKKLVRGIPQTTWFCSNCWGKGCPQCNYTGKRYSTSISELIVGPILNATNGVEGIFHGAGREDVDTLTLGNGRPFIVEIKDPKRRNVDLAYLEKAINDNAKCMIEVKLIRFSNRKEVRKLKTLSAFSKKVYQALIEVDGELDENSLKKLEEYFSNIEIRQYTPLRVLHRRANKIRVKKVYSVKTELIDSRRFKATIECQGGLYVKELISGDNNRTMPNFSQILQLKAKCVELSIIFVSEEI comes from the coding sequence ATGATTAATGCTAAAATTCTAGATAACGCTATGAACATTTTAAAGGAATTCCCGCTTTGCGACCATTGTTTCGGAAGACTCTTCGCGCGATTGGGTAAGGGGGTAGATAATGCTGAGAGAGGATATTCAATAAAATTGTTACTCACAATGATTTCACATTTAATGTTAAAAGACGATGAATCCAAAGATTTAGCTATAGACAACTTAAAAGTATTGGCTAGTAATGGCTTCTTTAAACCAGCGCAGGACTTATTGAAGCATATTGGGTGTGATTTTCAAAATGTAAAGGAATGCTTCATATGCAAAAACATATTTGAAAATTTAGATGAATATGTGAAAAGGATTTCACCCATACTTAATGAATATGATTTCAACACGTTTCTTATAGGCACTAAAATACCAGCAGATTTCTTAGAAAGAGAAGACGTTGTCAGATCGCATTTAGGTATTGATGCTGGCGAATCACTAAAATCCGAACTCAACCGGCTAATTGGCAAAAAATTACAAATTATAATTGGAAAGAAAGCATCATTCGACGATCCCGATATAGTCATTATAGTGGATATTGAAAACTTTAACATCTCAATAAATCCCAAACCCATTTTCATTTATGGCCGATACAAAAAGCTCGTAAGAGGCATTCCGCAGACAACATGGTTTTGCAGTAATTGCTGGGGGAAGGGGTGTCCTCAATGTAACTACACTGGTAAACGCTACAGCACATCCATCTCTGAATTAATTGTAGGTCCCATCCTTAATGCTACTAATGGTGTTGAAGGCATTTTTCATGGTGCGGGGAGAGAAGACGTTGACACTTTAACTCTTGGAAATGGGAGACCGTTTATTGTTGAAATAAAAGATCCTAAGCGTAGGAATGTAGACTTAGCTTACTTAGAGAAAGCAATTAATGATAACGCTAAATGTATGATAGAAGTAAAATTAATTCGCTTTTCTAACAGGAAAGAGGTAAGAAAACTGAAAACCTTATCAGCATTTTCCAAAAAAGTTTATCAGGCTTTAATTGAAGTCGACGGAGAATTGGATGAAAATTCTCTTAAAAAGTTAGAGGAATATTTCTCTAATATAGAAATTAGGCAGTATACCCCATTACGTGTCTTACATAGAAGAGCTAACAAAATTAGAGTGAAAAAAGTTTATTCTGTTAAAACTGAGCTTATTGATTCCCGAAGATTTAAAGCCACTATAGAATGTCAAGGCGGATTATATGTGAAAGAGCTTATAAGCGGAGATAATAATAGGACAATGCCCAACTTTTCTCAAATATTACAACTCAAAGCCAAATGTGTTGAATTATCCATTATCTTTGTATCTGAGGAGATATAG